In Kitasatospora sp. NBC_00240, the following are encoded in one genomic region:
- a CDS encoding DeoR/GlpR family DNA-binding transcription regulator, whose amino-acid sequence MFAAERRQLILEMVRANGAVSLRELARVVQTSEVTVRRDVRALEAEGLLDRRHGGAVLPGGFSREPGYPQKTHLAAAEKSAIADLAAGLVAEGDAVVVGAGTTTQELARRLARVPGLTVVTNSLLVAQALAHANRVEVVMTGGTLRGSNYALVGSGAEQSLQGLRVTKAFISGSGLTAERGLSTTNMLSASVDRALVQSAAEVIVLADHTKLGADTMFQTVPTDAITRLVTDEHATADDLTARELDALADCGVQIDVAPLGLPVEQPVHGTGPVQHQAPLGVGPRRAAPSPPGGAPLPGQRRPGAHSGMIVRPLASGRP is encoded by the coding sequence GTGTTTGCAGCAGAACGTCGCCAGTTGATCCTCGAAATGGTGCGCGCCAACGGAGCAGTGTCGCTCCGTGAACTGGCCCGCGTCGTCCAGACCTCCGAAGTGACCGTCCGCAGGGACGTACGGGCACTGGAGGCAGAAGGGCTCCTCGACCGCCGTCACGGCGGCGCGGTGCTCCCCGGCGGCTTCAGCCGCGAACCCGGATATCCGCAGAAGACCCACCTCGCCGCCGCCGAGAAGAGCGCCATCGCCGACCTCGCGGCCGGCCTGGTGGCCGAGGGCGACGCCGTCGTGGTGGGCGCCGGCACCACCACCCAGGAGCTGGCCCGCCGGCTCGCCCGGGTGCCGGGGCTGACGGTGGTGACCAACTCCCTGCTGGTCGCCCAGGCCCTGGCGCACGCCAACCGGGTGGAGGTGGTGATGACCGGGGGCACCCTCCGGGGGTCCAACTACGCCCTGGTCGGCAGCGGCGCCGAGCAGTCGCTGCAGGGGCTGCGGGTCACCAAGGCCTTCATCTCCGGCAGCGGCCTGACCGCCGAGCGCGGGCTGTCGACCACGAACATGCTCTCCGCGAGCGTGGACCGGGCTCTGGTGCAGTCGGCCGCCGAGGTCATCGTCCTCGCCGACCACACCAAGCTCGGCGCGGACACCATGTTCCAGACCGTCCCGACCGACGCCATCACCCGCCTGGTGACGGACGAGCACGCCACCGCGGACGACCTCACCGCCCGCGAGCTGGACGCGCTGGCCGACTGCGGCGTCCAGATCGACGTCGCCCCGCTCGGACTGCCGGTCGAGCAGCCGGTGCACGGCACCGGCCCGGTGCAGCACCAGGCGCCGCTCGGCGTCGGCCCGCGCCGGGCCGCCCCGTCGCCGCCCGGTGGCGCGCCGCTGCCCGGCCAGCGCCGCCCCGGCGCACACAGCGGCATGATCGTCCGCCCGCTGGCCTCCGGGCGCCCCTGA